In Ostrea edulis chromosome 4, xbOstEdul1.1, whole genome shotgun sequence, a single window of DNA contains:
- the LOC125672017 gene encoding uncharacterized protein LOC125672017, which translates to MMEIRHQTDEEKYRRQMYAAIDPNMDVFRFIIFLMKLSFLSLFSILLCLWTHNDVYVNPYCAYISYMLSFLVIYEAAPVVFSLILYMIKASKWARYLDYMNRILRSVFGYILYVIVQWLLRLLHRSFLLYVLWGVALSILCFIISDSFAAQYQQLFVSNVFYNDSFRKSEILPSNETNLLENKACIMTRTLDLSALMTDNSLIYRKDKFNCNSTDIDNTTMQNLRVEFKSPGEFAELHCSIDIPHASYLFGLKVEWKKDNRIIHADNQTIRIKTTSSNGDVKSSLVIPFIREEDYGIYMCQIKQEIQPHEYYIYRSKTIPFRLRSVIYTNLNSQQILKKFSGIQDVIFVPLGNKLQIVWYPLSFGVDRENITETYFINGENTTILKKKRGECHGCSSLTSVFCICGYLRDWFVLYMGCSLWDIVVNGPGYTQSAFSMCADTSVYGIHTIEYRRLVYDKEKKTLINVTVQHPDTVIVLPDHPYLTETDNSSKFEKVNKVMLQFMSGDLMKEQFQDASHGVSLITRYYLETIAFFVTPWVIYVFFINGNKIGSICPYTLELIRKPYRYTCYIFCCDEDKDDVTSQLYNKLLEDNINAGIILNNCEINNPGRNNFEITADIIDNSFCLIFFVTPAYLEDTHCRHYHLIPVMENIKTGTIFSKNVLCIMNENAVFPKDISLNLATVSKVKWETSNYSQTYRTVKHWLPNEIFRFSGTSFIESFSLSARKKIC; encoded by the exons ATGATGGAAATACGACACCAAACCGATGAAGAAAAGTATAGAAGACAGATGTATGCAGCCATTGACCCaaa cATGGATGTCTTCCGTTTCATTATATTTCTGATGAAGTTATCATTCCTATCACTCTTCAGCATACTACTGTGTTTATGGACACATAATGACGTTTATGTGAACCCTTATTGTGCCTACATCAGTTATATGTTATCATTTTTAGTGATATATGAAGCGGCGCCTGTAGTATTTTCATTAATCCTTTATATGATTAAAGCGAGTAAATGGGCCAGATATTTGGATTACATGAATAGGATACTGCGCTCCGTGTTTGGATATATACTTTATGTAATTGTTCAGTGGCTTTTAAGACTCCTTCACCGATCCTTCCTTCTGTATGTGCTATGGGGTGTTGCTCTCTCTATATTGTGCTTTATCATTTCGGATTCCTTTGCTGCACAATATCAACAATTATTCGTTTCAAACGTCTTTTATAATGACTCGTTCCGGAAATCTGAAATATTACCTTCAAATGAAACAAATTTACTTGAGAATAAAGCATGCATAATGACAAGAACATTGGATTTATCTGCTCTTATGACAGATAATAGTTTGATATATAGAAAGGACAAATTCAACTGTAATAGCACAGATATAGACAATACAACAATGCAGAACTTGAGAGTAGAATTTAAATCTCCAGGTGAGTTTGCAGAATTACACTGCTCCATAGATATACCACATGCCAGTTACCTATTCGGATTGAAAGTGGAATGGAAAAAAGATAATCGAATAATACATGCTGATAATCAAACTATAAGAATAAAGACGACTTCTTCAAACGGAGATGTGAAAAGCTCCTTAGTCATACCATTCATCAGAGAAGAAGACTATGGAATATACATGTGTCAAATAAAGCAAGAAATACAACCCCAcgaatattatatatatagaagCAAAACAATACCCTTTAGGCTGCGAAGTGTGATTTATACAAATCTTAATAGTCAGCAGATACTGAAAAAATTCTCCGGAATTCAGGATGTGATATTTGTGCCACTGGGGAATAAGCTACAGATAGTTTGGTACCCGCTGTCCTTTGGAGTTGACAGGGAAAATATCACAGAAACATACTTCATAAATGGAGAGAACACAACCATACTAAAAAAGAAAAGGGGTGAATGTCATGGCTGTTCTTCTCTAACAAGCGTGTTTTGCATTTGTGGTTATCTAAGAGATTGGTTTGTACTATACATGGGATGCTCGTTGTGGGATATTGTAGTCAATGGCCCAGGATATACGCAATCGGCTTTTTCAATGTGTGCAGATACTTCTGTTTATGGAATTCACACAATTGAATACAGACGTCTGGTGTATGACAAGGAAAAGAAAACGTTAATCAATGTGACAGTGCAACACCCTGATACGGTTATAGTTCTTCCAGATCATCCGTATTTGACCGAGACGGACAACTCttctaaatttgaaaaagtaaataagGTGATGCTTCAATTCATGTCTGGTGATCTAATGAAAGAACAGTTTCAGGATGCCTCTCATGGCGTTTCTCTAATTACACGGTATTATTTGGAAACAATCGCCTTTTTTGTTACTCCATGGGTTATATATGTTTTCTTcattaatggaaacaaaatagGCTCAATTTGTCCGTATACTTTAGAATTAATAAGAAAACCCTACAGGTACACGTGTTACATATTTTGTTGTGATGAAGACAAAGATGACGTCACGAGTCAGCTGTACAATAAGCTGCTGGAGGACAACATCAACGCGGGTATCATACTGAATAACTGTGAAATAAACAACCCTGGGAGAAACAATTTCGAAATTACAGCCGACATAATCGACAAttcgttttgcttgatattCTTCGTAACACCTGCATACTTAGAAGATACACACTGTAGACACTACCATTTGATCCCCgttatggaaaatataaaaacgggaaccatattttcaaagaatgtGTTAtgtattatgaatgaaaatgctgTTTTTCCAAAAGACATATCCCTGAATCTAGCAACTGTTTCAAAAGTAAAATGGGAAACATCCAATTACTCTCAAACATACAGAACTGTAAAACATTGGTTACCAAACGAAATTTTCCGATTTTCAGGGACAAGTTTTATTGAAAGTTTCTCTTTATCAGCGAGGAAGAAAATTTGTTAA